The Vicia villosa cultivar HV-30 ecotype Madison, WI linkage group LG1, Vvil1.0, whole genome shotgun sequence genome includes a region encoding these proteins:
- the LOC131612197 gene encoding uncharacterized protein LOC131612197, whose amino-acid sequence MGSSRGDSASWYCAIALLGMILLGSIRESTVAEAEGESSEVRGNQFGHDNKVCDEIYVVGEGETLHTISEKCGDPYIVERNPHIHDPDDVFPGLVIRIITPTNTRKFLKR is encoded by the coding sequence atGGGTTCTTCTAGAGGTGATTCAGCATCATGGTATTGTGCAATAGCGTTATTGGGTATGATATTATTGGGATCAATAAGGGAAAGTACTGTGGCTGAAGCTGAAGGTGAATCGTCGGAAGTACGAGGGAACCAGTTTGGTCATGATAACAAAGTGTGTGATGAGATATATGTTGTGGGAGAAGGAGAAACACTACATACTATAAGTGAAAAGTGTGGTGACCCGTATATTGTGGAGAGGAATCCACATATTCATGACCCGGATGATGTTTTTCCCGGGCTTGTTATTAGAATCATCACGCCGACCAATACTAGGAAGTTTTTGAAAAGATGA